The Fusobacterium pseudoperiodonticum DNA window TCCTAAATTCCTAAAAAAAAACTTAGGAGTTTTTTCTTTGTTTTAAAGTTTTCATCAAGAAATTTTTACAGAATTTTTTTTATTGAAATATAAGAGAAAAATATAAAAAAATAATTTTTTAAAAAAATTAAAAAATTGTGTTGACAAAGTTTATAAAAAATGTTATTATAGACGATGTCAACGAGACAAGGACATTAGCAACAGAATAGAGAAAAGACAAAAAGCAACCATAAATTTGGTGTTAAATTAAAATAGCAAAATGAGCTATTAAAAAGATTGAACGAAGAGTTTGATCCTGGCTCAGGATGAACGCTGACAGAATGCTTAACACATGCAAGTCTACTTGAACTTCGGTTTGGGTGGCGGACGGGTGAGTAACGCGTAAAGAACTTGCCTCACAGTTAGGGACAACATTTGGAAACGAATGCTAATACCTGATATTATGATTTTAGGGCATCCTAAGATTATGAAAGCTATATGCACTGTGAGAGAGCTTTGCGTCCCATTAGCTAGTTGGAGAGGTAACGGCTCACCAAGGCGATGATGGGTAGCCGGCCTGAGAGGGTGAACGGCCACAAGGGGACTGAGACACGGCCCTTACTCCTACGGGAGGCAGCAGTGGGGAATATTGGACAATGGACCAAAAGTCTGATCCAGCAATTCTGTGTGCACGATGACGTTTTTCGGAATGTAAAGTGCTTTCAGTTGGGAAGAAAAAAATGACGGTACCAACAGAAGAAGTGACGGCTAAATACGTGCCAGCAGCCGCGGTAATACGTATGTCACAAGCGTTATCCGGATTTATTGGGCGTAAAGCGCGTCTAGGTGGTTATGTAAGTCTGATGTGAAAATGCAGGGCTCAACTCTGTATTGCGTTGGAAACTGCATGACTAGAGTACTGGAGAGGTAAGCGGAACTACAAGTGTAGAGGTGAAATTCGTAGATATTTGTAGGAATGCCGATGGGGAAGCCAGCTTACTGGACAGATACTGACGCTAAAGCGCGAAAGCGTGGGTAGCAAACAGGATTAGATACCCTGGTAGTCCACGCCGTAAACGATGATTACTAGGTGTTGGGGGTCGAACCTCAGCGCCCAAGCTAACGCGATAAGTAATCCGCCTGGGGAGTACGTACGCAAGTATGAAACTCAAAGGAATTGACGGGGACCCGCACAAGCGGTGGAGCATGTGGTTTAATTCGACGCAACGCGAGGAACCTTACCAGCGTTTGACATCTTAGGAATGAGACAGAGATGTTTCAGTGTCACTTCGGTGAAACCTAAAGACAGGTGGTGCATGGCTGTCGTCAGCTCGTGTCGTGAGATGTTGGGTTAAGTCCCGCAACGAGCGCAACCCCTTTCGTATGTTACCATCATTAAGTTGGGGACTCATGCGATACTGCCTGCGATGAGCAGGAGGAAGGTGGGGATGACGTCAAGTCATCATGCCCCTTATACGCTGGGCTACACACGTGCTACAATGGGTAGTACAGAGAGTCGCAAAGCCGCGAGGTGGAGCTAATCTCAGAAAACTATTCTTAGTTCGGATTGTACTCTGCAACTCGAGTACATGAAGTTGGAATCGCTAGTAATCGCGAATCAGCAATGTCGCGGTGAATACGTTCTCGGGTCTTGTACACACCGCCCGTCACACCACGAGAGTTGGTTGCACCTGAAGTAGCAGGCCTAACCGTAAGGAGGGATGCTCCGAGGGTGTGATTAGCGATTGGGGTGAAGTCGTAACAAGGTATCCGTACGGGAACGTGCGGATGGATCACCTCCTTTCTAAGGAGAATATGTCTTTCTCTATTCTATTGATAATGTTCTTGTGTGGACTTATCAATAATGCGTTTGTAGCTCAGCTGGTTAGAGCACACGCCTGATAAGCGTGAGGTCGGTGGTTCAAGTCCACTCAAACGCACCATATGGGGATATAGCTCAGTTTGGGAGAGCGACGCACTTGCACTGCGTAGGTCAGCGGTTCGATCCCGCTTATCTCCACCATTAAATTATCTGAACATTGGAAACTATATAGTAGAACAAACAAGAAAACAAAAATTAACTCTAACAATTTCTTAGAGTTAGCTGTCAAAAAAAATAGGTTAAAATAATTAAGGGCACACAAAGGATGCCTAGGTAGTAAGAGCCGATGAAGGACGTGGTAAGCTGCGATAAGCCTAGATAAGTTGCAATCGAACGTAAGAGTCTAGGATTTCCGAATGGAGCAATCTATTAAGATGGAGTCTTAATACGAAAGAGGGAACCGCGTGAACTGAAACATCTAAGTAACGCGAGGAAAAGAAAGTAAAAACGATACCCAAAGTAGCGGCGAGCGAAATGGGTCAAGCCTAAACCTTAAATATGTCAAGGATACAGCCGTTGTATTTAAGGGGTTGAGGGACAGAGTAGTGAAGAACTGTAAGATATTCAATATAGTGTATTGATGAATTGGAATTGTCTGGAAAGGCGAACCGTAGAAGGTGAAAGTCCTGTACAAGTAAATCCTTACACATATAACTCTGCTCCCAAGTAACATGGAACACGAGGAATTCTGTGTGAATCTGTGAGGACCATATCTCATAAGGCTAAATACTCTTACTAACCGATAGCGTATAGTACCGTGAGGGAAAGGTGAAAAGAACCCCTGGAGGGGAGTGAAATAGAACCTGAAATTGTGTGCTTACAAGCGGTCAGAGCCAGTAATGGTGATGGCGTGCCTTTTGGAGAATGATCCTGCGAGTTACGTTAAACGGCGAGGTTAAGTATAACGGAGCCGAAGGGAAACCAAGTCTTAATAGGGCGATTTAGTCGTTTGGCGTAGACGCGAAACCTGGTGATCTAAACCTGTCCAGGATGAAGCTGTGGTAAGACACAGTGGAGGTCCTAACCCACCGCCGTTGAAAAGTTGGGGGATGAGGTAGGTTTAGGGGTGAAAAGCCAATCGAACCAGGAGATAGCTCGTTCTCTCCGAAATGTATCTAGGTACAGCCTTGAGTGTTCAATTATGGGGGTAGAGCACTGAATGATCTAGGGGGCGTATTGCTTACTGAAATCAATCAAACTCCGAATACCATAATTTAGAGCTCAGGAGTGAGACTATGGGAGTTAACTTCCATTGTCGAAAGGGAAACAACCCAGACCACCAGCTAAGGTCCCTAATTATAACTAAGTGGGAAAGGAGGTGGAGATTCACAAACAACTAGGAGGTTGGCTTAGAAGCAGCCATACCTTTAAAGAGTGCGTAATAGCTCACTAGTCGAGAGTCTCTGCGCCGACAATGTAACGGGGCTAAGTTATAAACCGAAGCTGTGGAATCCGTAAGGATTGGTAGGAGAGCGTTCTGTAGGCCGTTGAAGGAGAAGGGTAACCGACTCTGGAGGTATCAGAAGTGAGAATGCAGGAATAAGTAGCGAGAAAGGGGGCGAGAATCCCCCTCGCCGGAAGACCAAGGTTTTCAGGGTAAAGCTTGTCTTCCCTGAGTAAGCCGGGACCTAAGCCCAGGCTATAATGCGTAGGCGAATGGAAAACAGATTAATATTTCTGTGCCAGTCATATATTGTGATGGAGGGACGCAGAAGGGTATGCGCGCGGACGAACGGAAGTGTCCGTAGAAGTATGTAGGATGACTTGATAGGAAAATCCATTGAGTTATATCTGAGGTATGATATACAGTCGTAAGATGAATGTGCAAATCCCACGCTGCCAAGAAAAGCTTCTAACGTTAATATTTGACTGCCCGTACTGCAAACCGACACAGGTGGTCAGGATGAGAAATCTAAGGCGGACAGGCTAACTCTCGTTAAGGAACTCTGCAAAATAACCTCGTAACTTCGGGAGAAGAGGAGCCCTTGAGGGTCAGTATCCACGCGATACAAAGCGCTCGAGGGTCGCAGTGAAGAGGCTCAAGCAACTGTTTAACAAAAACACAGGTCTATGCTAAGCTGGAAGGCGATGTATATGGGCTGACACCTGCCCAGTGCTGGAAGGTTAAGAGGAGGAGTGAGAGCTCCGAATTGAAGCCCCAGTGAACGGCGGCCGTAACTATAACGGTCCTAAGGTAGCGAAATTCCTTGTCGGGTAAGTTCCGACCTGCACGAATGGTGTAATGATTTGAGCGCTGTCTTGACGGGAGGCCTGGTGAAATTGTATTACCGGTGAAGATACCGGTTACCTACAGTAGGACGGAAAGACCCCATGGAGCTTTACTGTAGCTTGGTATTGGGTTTTGGCATTGCATGTATAGGATAGTTGGGAGACTGAGATGATATGGCGCTAGCTGTATCGGAGTCATCGGTGGAATACCAACCATTCAATGCTGAAATTCTAATCTGTGGTTTGTAGCCACGGAGACAGTGCTAGGTGGGCAGTTTGACTGGGGCGGTCGCCTCCGAAAGAGTAACGGAGGCGTTCAAAGGTTCTCTCAGGTTGGATGGAAATCAACCATAGAGTGCAATGGCATAAGAGAGCTTGACTGCAAGACTGACGGGTCGAGCAGATGCGAAAGCAGGACATAGTGATCCGGCGATTCCGAATGGAAGGGTCGTCGCTCAACGGATAAAAGCTACCCTGGGGATAACAGGCTGATCCTACCCGAGAGTCCATATCGACGGTAGGGTTTGGCACCTCGATGTCGGCTCATCGCATCCTGGGGCTGGAGAAGGTCCCAAGGGTTGGGCTGTTCGCCCATTAAAGCGGTACGTGAGCTGGGTTCAGAACGTCGTGAGACAGTTCGGTCCCTATCCACTGTAGGCGTTAGAATATTGAGAAGACCTGTCCTTAGTACGAGAGGACCGGGATGGACAAACCTCTGATGTACCAGTTGTCACGCCAGTGGCACAGCTGGGTAGTCACGTTTGGAATAGATAACCGCTGAAAGCATCTAAGCGGGAAACTAACTTCAAGATAAGTATTCTTTAAGATACCTTCGAGCCTAGGAGGTTGATAGGTTGGGGGTGTAAGTGCAGCAATGCATTTAGCTGACCAATACTAATTATCGAAGTTTTAATCTAAGTTTGTTTTTACTATATAGTTTCAAGTGTTCAGACTTGCACATAACAAGATTATGTGATACAATATATATGCTTGGTGAGTATAGCTATGGGGGTACACCTAGTTACATTCCGAACCTAGAAGTTAAGCCCATATACGCTGATGGTACTTGGCTGGAAGCGGCCTGGGAGAGTATGGATTTGCCAAGCAATTGTTGCTTCCTTAGCTCAGTCGGTAGAGCATGCGGCTGTTAACCGCAGCGTCAATGGTTCGAGTCCATTAGGAAGCGCCATTTTAATATCAACACACTATTCAGTGTGTTTTTTTATTTTATATGATAAAATTTAAAAAAGATTTACTTTAATTAGGAGTGAGCTTTATGTTAAAAGATATAGAAAAATATAAATTTTATCTCAATAAAGAAGTTTTAGTAAAAGTTGATAGAAAATTAGGAGAGAAACATCCAAACTTTGATTTTATATATCCAGTAAATTATGGTTATATTCCCAATACTTTAAGTGAAGATGGTGAAGAAATAGATGTTTATATTCTAGGAATTTTTTATCCTGTTGATGAGTTTAAAGGAATTTGTAAGGCTGTTATTTGTAGGTATGATGACAATGAAAATAAATTAATTGTAGTACCAAGAGATAAAAGTTATTCAGTAGAGCAAGTGGAAGCTTTAATAGAATTTCAAGAAAAATTTTTTAAACATAAAATAATTATAGAATAAAAAGGGCTGCTGCAAAATTAAAATTACTTTTTATTATTTTGCAATAGCCTCTTTAACTAATATAAAGTATTTTATTTTATCCAAAATTATCAACTAGATAATGGTCTTTGCTGATATTATTTTCTTCTAAAAGTGTCTTCATAGTTTTTATGAATTCACCAGTTCCTATAATATAGTAGTGAGCATCATAGATGTCATCTAATTTTTCTTTTAATAAATCTATGTTTATTCTAGGTTGTATACCTGTGAATACAGGATTGTAGTTATAATTTTTAATATTATAGCTTCCTAATCTTTCATGATAAGTTGTTTTAGCTAAAGTTCTATTAGAATAGAATAAGCTAACCTTACCTTGATAATCAATTTTTTCAAGCTCCATAAGCATTGGTATGATTGGTGCAATCCCTATACCTGAAATCAAGAAAACAATTTCTTTATCAGAAAATTTAAAACCAAAGCTTCCTGTTGCTTTAGTAACAGTTGCACTGTCACCTTTTTTCATAGCTAAACATCTTTGTTTAAATTCACTATCACTAGTTCTCATAACAAATCTTAATAAATCTTCATCAGGGTGAGAAGCTATAGATAAAGCTCTAGCAAAGTTTTTATCTTGAGGATCTTCCCCTACATTTAAAAATGTATATTGCCCTATTTTAAATTCATAATCACTTGGTTTAGTGAAAATTAGTTCAATAGTATTTTCTGCAACATCATTTCTTTCAACTAAATTTAAGTCATATATTTTTTTCATAATTCGCCTACCTTTAAAATAATATTTTTTGATTATAACATAAAAAATTGAACTATAAAAGAAAAATTTTTGTAAATGATGTCTACTAATGATAGTAACTTAAAAAGAACTATAGTTCATATAAAGTAGGAAAAGTAAAATATATTTTTTATATAATAAAATTGAAAGATTTACTTTACTTTTTTCGTTTTATATAATAAAATTAATAGGTCGATAACACTATATATTGTGTTATTATTTTATTTTCACACAATATATGGAAAATAATGAGTTTAAGGAGTGTTTAGAAATGATTAAAGTTTATGGGAAAGAAAACTGTAGTAAATGTACATCTTTAAAAGGGATATTAACAGACAGAAACATTGAATTTGAATATATTGAAGATGTAAAGACACTTATGATAGTTGCCAGTAAAGCAAGAATTATGAGTGCACCAGTAATAGAATACAACGACACAGTCTACTCAATGGAAGCCTTCTTAAAGGTGATCTAATGACTAACGAGAGAAGAAAGGTTATCAATAGAGATAACATAGTTGAAGATTTAAATATAGAGAAAATAAGAGAAAAACTTTTAAGAGCCTGTGATGGTTTAGAAGTAAATATGGTTGAGTTAGAAAGTAATATAGATTCAATCTATGAAGAAAATATCACAACTCAAAAGATACAAGCCTCTTTAATAAATACAGCTGTTACTATGACAAGCTTTGAAGAAAGTGACTGGGCTTATGTAGCAGGAAGATTACTGATGATGGAAGCTGAAAGAGAAGTTTACCATTCAAGAAAGTTTTCTTATGGAGATTTTGCTAAGACTATAAAGCATATGGTTGAATTAGGATTGTACGATGAAAGACTACTTACATATACAGAAGAAGAATTAAATCAAATATCTCAACTGATAGATTTAAGTAGAGATATGGTTTACGACTATGCTGGAGCAAATATGCTTGTCAATAGATATCTTATCAAACATGATGGTAAGACTTATGAGCTACCTCAAGAAACATTTATGACTATATCTATGATGTTGGCATTAAATGAAAAAGAAGGAGAAACAAGAGTAAATATAGTAAAAGAATTCTATAATGCTCTATCACTTAGAAAATTATCACTAGCAACACCAATACTTGCTAATCTTAGAATACCTAATGGTAACTTATCATCTTGCTTTATAACTGCAATAGATGATAATATAGAATCTATTTTCTATAATATAGACTCAATAGCAAGAATTAGTAAGAATGGTGGAGGAGTAGGTGTAAATGTTTCAAGAATAAGAGCAAAAGGTTCTATGGTAAATGGTTATTACAATGCAAGTGGTGGGGTTGTACCTTGGATTAGAATTATAAATGATACTGCAGTTGCAGTAAACCAACAAGGTAGAAGAGCAGGAGCTGTTACAGTTGCTTTAGATACTTGGCATTTGGATATAGAAACTTTCTTAGAACTTCAAACTGAAAATGGAGATCAAAGAGGAAAAGCTTATGATATCTATCCACAAGTTGTATGTTCTAACTTATTTATGAAGAGAGTGAAAAATAATGAGTCTTGGACTCTATTTGATCCATATGAAATAAGGAAGAAATATGGAATTGAGCTTTGCGAGCTTTATGGCTATGAATTTGAGAATCTATACGAGAAGCTAGAGAAAGATAATGACATTAAGTTAAAGAAGGTTTTAAGTGCTAAGGAACTGTTTAAAAGCATAATGAAAACTCAATTGGAAACTGGAATGCCATATATCTTCTTTAAGGATAGAGCAAACGAAGTAAACCACAATTCTCATATGGGAATGATAGGTAATGGAAATCTATGTATGGAAAGTTTTTCAAACTTCAAACCAACTATAAATTTTGTTGAGGAAGAAGATGGAAACACATCTATAAGAAGAAGTGAAATGGGAGAAATTCATACTTGTAACTTAATTTCTCTTAACCTAGCTGAACTTACTTCTGATGAATTAGAAAAACATGTTGCTTTAGCAGTGAGAGCTTTAGACAATACTATAGATTTAACTGTTACACCATTAAAAGAATCAAATAAACATAACTTAATGTATAGAACAATAGGAGTAGGGGCAATGGGACTTGCTGACTACTTGGCAAGAGAATATATGATCTATGAAGAGTCAATCAATGAGATAAATGAGTTATTTGAAAGAATAGCACTTTATTCAATAAAAGCTTCGGCATTATTGGCAAAAGATAGAGGAGCATACAAGGCTTTCAAAGGTTCTAAATGGGATCAAGCTATATTCTTTGGAAAGAAAAGAGAATGGTATGAAGCTAATTCTAAATTTAAAGATGAATGGAATGAAGCCTTTTATTTAGTCGAAGCTAATGGACTTAGAAATGGAGAGCTAACAGCGATAGCACCGAATACATCAACATCATTATTGATGGGTTCAACTGCTTCTGTAACTCCAACATTCTCAAGATTCTTCATTGAAAAAAATCAAAGAGGAGCTATACCAAGAACAGTTAAACATTTAAAAGATAGAGCTTGGTTCTATCCAGAATTTAAAAATGTAAATCCTATTAGTTATGTAAAAATAATGGCTAAGATAGGTTCTTGGACAACACAGGGAGTATCAATGGAAATGGTCTTTGACTTAAACAAAGATATTAAAGCCAAAGATATTTATGACACTTTAATTACGGCTTGGGAAGAAGGATGTAAGAGTGTCTACTATATAAGAACTATTCAAAAGAATACAAATAATATTTCAGAAAAAGAGGAGTGTGAAAGCTGTAGTGGATAGAAAGAAATTATTTAATCCAGAAGGTGATGATACATTAAATGCAAGAAAGATAATAAAGGGAAATTCAACTAACCTTTTTAACTTGAATAATGTCAGATATCAATGGGCCAATCAATTGTATAGAACTATGATGGCAAATTTCTGGATACCAGAAAAGGTAGATTTAACTCAGGATAAAAACGATTATGAAAACTTAACTTTACCTGAAAGAGAAGCCTATGATGGAATATTGTCATTCTTAATTTTCTTAGACAGTATACAAACGAATAATATTCCTAATATATCAGACCATGTAACAGCACCAGAAGTGAATTTGTTACTGGCTATACAAACTTTCCAAGAAGCTATACATTCTCAATCTTATCAATATATAATTGAGTCTATACTTCCAAAACAAAGTAGAGATTTAATCTATGATAAATGGAGAGATGACAAGGTATTATTTGAAAGAAATAGTTTTATTGCAAAGATATATCAAGATTTCATAGATGAGCAATCAGATGAAAATTTTGCTAAGGTTATAATAGCAAACTACTTACTTGAATCATTATATTTCTATAATGGATTTAACTTTTTCTATCTTCTAGCAAGTAGAAATAAAATGGTAGGAACTTCTGATATTATTAGACTTATCAATAGAGATGAGTTATCACATGTTGTTCTTTTCAGAAGTATAGTTAAGGAAATAAAAAATGATTATCCTGAATTCTTCTCAGCTGAAACAATCTATTCTATGTTTAAAACAGCTGTTGAACAAGAGATTAACTGGACAGAACATATAATTGGAAATAGAGTACTGGGTATAACTTCTCAAACGACAGAAGCCTATACAAAATGGCTAGCTAATGAAAGATTAAAATCATTAGGTTTAGAACCTCTATATTCTGGTTTCAATAAAAATCCATACAAACACTTAGAAAGATTTGCCGATACTGAAGGAGAAGGAAATGTTAAATCTAACTTCTTTGAAGGAACAGTTACAAGTTACAATATGAGTTCTTCTATTGATGGTTGGGAAGATTTTTAAGAATTGGAACTAAATACTTATACTATTAAAGATTATATGTTATAATTAAT harbors:
- a CDS encoding ribonucleotide-diphosphate reductase subunit beta; protein product: MDRKKLFNPEGDDTLNARKIIKGNSTNLFNLNNVRYQWANQLYRTMMANFWIPEKVDLTQDKNDYENLTLPEREAYDGILSFLIFLDSIQTNNIPNISDHVTAPEVNLLLAIQTFQEAIHSQSYQYIIESILPKQSRDLIYDKWRDDKVLFERNSFIAKIYQDFIDEQSDENFAKVIIANYLLESLYFYNGFNFFYLLASRNKMVGTSDIIRLINRDELSHVVLFRSIVKEIKNDYPEFFSAETIYSMFKTAVEQEINWTEHIIGNRVLGITSQTTEAYTKWLANERLKSLGLEPLYSGFNKNPYKHLERFADTEGEGNVKSNFFEGTVTSYNMSSSIDGWEDF
- a CDS encoding ribonucleoside-diphosphate reductase subunit alpha, yielding MTNERRKVINRDNIVEDLNIEKIREKLLRACDGLEVNMVELESNIDSIYEENITTQKIQASLINTAVTMTSFEESDWAYVAGRLLMMEAEREVYHSRKFSYGDFAKTIKHMVELGLYDERLLTYTEEELNQISQLIDLSRDMVYDYAGANMLVNRYLIKHDGKTYELPQETFMTISMMLALNEKEGETRVNIVKEFYNALSLRKLSLATPILANLRIPNGNLSSCFITAIDDNIESIFYNIDSIARISKNGGGVGVNVSRIRAKGSMVNGYYNASGGVVPWIRIINDTAVAVNQQGRRAGAVTVALDTWHLDIETFLELQTENGDQRGKAYDIYPQVVCSNLFMKRVKNNESWTLFDPYEIRKKYGIELCELYGYEFENLYEKLEKDNDIKLKKVLSAKELFKSIMKTQLETGMPYIFFKDRANEVNHNSHMGMIGNGNLCMESFSNFKPTINFVEEEDGNTSIRRSEMGEIHTCNLISLNLAELTSDELEKHVALAVRALDNTIDLTVTPLKESNKHNLMYRTIGVGAMGLADYLAREYMIYEESINEINELFERIALYSIKASALLAKDRGAYKAFKGSKWDQAIFFGKKREWYEANSKFKDEWNEAFYLVEANGLRNGELTAIAPNTSTSLLMGSTASVTPTFSRFFIEKNQRGAIPRTVKHLKDRAWFYPEFKNVNPISYVKIMAKIGSWTTQGVSMEMVFDLNKDIKAKDIYDTLITAWEEGCKSVYYIRTIQKNTNNISEKEECESCSG
- a CDS encoding glutaredoxin domain-containing protein gives rise to the protein MIKVYGKENCSKCTSLKGILTDRNIEFEYIEDVKTLMIVASKARIMSAPVIEYNDTVYSMEAFLKVI
- a CDS encoding inorganic diphosphatase produces the protein MLKDIEKYKFYLNKEVLVKVDRKLGEKHPNFDFIYPVNYGYIPNTLSEDGEEIDVYILGIFYPVDEFKGICKAVICRYDDNENKLIVVPRDKSYSVEQVEALIEFQEKFFKHKIIIE
- a CDS encoding FAD-dependent oxidoreductase, with the protein product MKKIYDLNLVERNDVAENTIELIFTKPSDYEFKIGQYTFLNVGEDPQDKNFARALSIASHPDEDLLRFVMRTSDSEFKQRCLAMKKGDSATVTKATGSFGFKFSDKEIVFLISGIGIAPIIPMLMELEKIDYQGKVSLFYSNRTLAKTTYHERLGSYNIKNYNYNPVFTGIQPRINIDLLKEKLDDIYDAHYYIIGTGEFIKTMKTLLEENNISKDHYLVDNFG